The Equus caballus isolate H_3958 breed thoroughbred chromosome 12, TB-T2T, whole genome shotgun sequence genome contains a region encoding:
- the MS4A1 gene encoding B-lymphocyte antigen CD20 isoform X2 yields the protein MNGLFHIALGGLLMIHKNVYAPISVTLWYPLWGGIMYIISGSLLAAAEKSPRKSLVKGKMIMNSLSLFGAISGIIFLIMDIFNITISHFFKWEGLKDDKPSEPYVNIYNCESANPAERNTLSIQYCKSIRSVFLSIFAVMLIFAFFQKLVAAGTVENEWKKLCSRPKANVVLLSAEEKKEQTIEIKEEVVELTEVSSQPKNEEDIEIIPVQEEEEEEEEEEEEKEEEEEAATAAETNFPEPPQEEESSPIENDSIP from the exons ATGAATGGGCtcttccacattgccctaggtgGCCTTCTGATGATCCACAAGAACGTCTATGCACCCATCTCTGTAACTTTGTGGTACCCTCTCTGGGGAGGCATTATG TATATCATTTCTGGATCACTCCTGGCAGCAGCGGAGAAAAGCCCCAGGAAGAGCTTG GTCAAAGGGAAAATGATAATGAACTCATTGAGTCTCTTTGGTGCCatttctggaataatttttttgATCATGGACATATTTAATATTAcaatttcccatttttttaaatgggaaggtCTGAAAGATGATAAACCTTCTGAGCCATATGTTAACATATACAACTGTGAATCGGCAAACCCTGCTGAGAGAAACACTCTGTCTATTCAATATTGTAAGAGCATACGGTCTGTGTTCTTG AGCATTTTTGCAGTGATGCTGATCTTTGCCTTCTTCCAGAAACTTGTGGCAGCTGGCACTGTTGAGAACGAATGGAAAAAACTGTGCTCCAGGCCCAAAGCT AATGTAGTTCTCTTGTCagctgaagaaaaaaaggaacagacaattgaaataaaagaagaagtgGTTGAGCTGACTGAAGTATCATCCCAACCAAAGAATGAAGAAGACATCGAAATTATTCCAgtccaagaagaagaagaagaagaagaagaagaagaagaagaaaaagaagaagaagaagaagcagcaacagcagcagaaacaaaCTTTCCAGAACCTCCTCAAGAGGAGGAATCCTCACCAATAGAAAATGATAGCATCCCTTAA
- the MS4A1 gene encoding B-lymphocyte antigen CD20 (The RefSeq protein has 2 substitutions, 1 non-frameshifting indel compared to this genomic sequence) encodes MTTPRNSMSGAFPAETRKGPIATHPIQKGMSRRMPSVVGPTQSFFMRESKALGAVQIMNGLFHIALGGLLMIHKNVYAPISVTLWYPLWGGIMYIISGSLLAAAEKSPRKSLVKGKMIMNSLSLFGAISGIIFLIMDIFNITISHFFKWEGLKDDKPSEPYVNIYNCESANPAERNTLSIQYCKSIRSVFLSIFAVMLIFAFFQKLVAAGTVENEWKKLCSRPKANVVLLSAEEKKEQTIEIKEEVVELTEVSSQPKNEEDIEIIPVQEEEEEEEEEEKEEEEAAAAAETNFPEPPQEEESSPIENDSIP; translated from the exons ATGACAACACCCAGAAATTCAATGAGTGGGGCTTTCCCAGCAGAGACTAGGAAAGGCCCTATTGCCACACATCCTATTCAAAAAGGAATGTCCAGGAGGATGCCTTCAGTGGTGGGCCCCACACAAAGCTTCTTCATGAGGGAATCTAAGGCCTTGGGG gctGTCCAGATTATGAATGGGCtcttccacattgccctaggtgGCCTTCTGATGATCCACAAGAACGTCTATGCACCCATCTCTGTAACTTTGTGGTACCCTCTCTGGGGAGGCATTATG TATATCATTTCTGGATCACTCCTGGCAGCAGCGGAGAAAAGCCCCAGGAAGAGCTTG GTCAAAGGGAAAATGATAATGAACTCATTGAGTCTCTTTGGTGCCatttctggaataatttttttgATCATGGACATATTTAATATTAcaatttcccatttttttaaatgggaaggtCTGAAAGATGATAAACCTTCTGAGCCATATGTTAACATATACAACTGTGAATCGGCAAACCCTGCTGAGAGAAACACTCTGTCTATTCAATATTGTAAGAGCATACGGTCTGTGTTCTTG AGCATTTTTGCAGTGATGCTGATCTTTGCCTTCTTCCAGAAACTTGTGGCAGCTGGCACTGTTGAGAACGAATGGAAAAAACTGTGCTCCAGGCCCAAAGCT AATGTAGTTCTCTTGTCagctgaagaaaaaaaggaacagacaattgaaataaaagaagaagtgGTTGAGCTGACTGAAGTATCATCCCAACCAAAGAATGAAGAAGACATCGAAATTATTCCAgtccaagaagaagaagaagaagaagaagaagaagaagaagaaaaagaagaagaagaagaagcagcaacagcagcagaaacaaaCTTTCCAGAACCTCCTCAAGAGGAGGAATCCTCACCAATAGAAAATGATAGCATCCCTTAA
- the MS4A1 gene encoding B-lymphocyte antigen CD20 isoform X1: MTTPRNSMSGAFPAETRKGPIATHPIQKGMSRRMPSVVGPTQSFFMRESKALGAVQIMNGLFHIALGGLLMIHKNVYAPISVTLWYPLWGGIMYIISGSLLAAAEKSPRKSLVKGKMIMNSLSLFGAISGIIFLIMDIFNITISHFFKWEGLKDDKPSEPYVNIYNCESANPAERNTLSIQYCKSIRSVFLKLVAAGTVENEWKKLCSRPKANVVLLSAEEKKEQTIEIKEEVVELTEVSSQPKNEEDIEIIPVQEEEEEEEEEEEEKEEEEEAATAAETNFPEPPQEEESSPIENDSIP; this comes from the exons ATGACAACACCCAGAAATTCAATGAGTGGGGCTTTCCCAGCAGAGACTAGGAAAGGCCCTATTGCCACACATCCTATTCAAAAAGGAATGTCCAGGAGGATGCCTTCAGTGGTGGGCCCCACACAAAGCTTCTTCATGAGGGAATCTAAGGCCTTGGGG gctGTCCAGATTATGAATGGGCtcttccacattgccctaggtgGCCTTCTGATGATCCACAAGAACGTCTATGCACCCATCTCTGTAACTTTGTGGTACCCTCTCTGGGGAGGCATTATG TATATCATTTCTGGATCACTCCTGGCAGCAGCGGAGAAAAGCCCCAGGAAGAGCTTG GTCAAAGGGAAAATGATAATGAACTCATTGAGTCTCTTTGGTGCCatttctggaataatttttttgATCATGGACATATTTAATATTAcaatttcccatttttttaaatgggaaggtCTGAAAGATGATAAACCTTCTGAGCCATATGTTAACATATACAACTGTGAATCGGCAAACCCTGCTGAGAGAAACACTCTGTCTATTCAATATTGTAAGAGCATACGGTCTGTGTTCTTG AAACTTGTGGCAGCTGGCACTGTTGAGAACGAATGGAAAAAACTGTGCTCCAGGCCCAAAGCT AATGTAGTTCTCTTGTCagctgaagaaaaaaaggaacagacaattgaaataaaagaagaagtgGTTGAGCTGACTGAAGTATCATCCCAACCAAAGAATGAAGAAGACATCGAAATTATTCCAgtccaagaagaagaagaagaagaagaagaagaagaagaagaaaaagaagaagaagaagaagcagcaacagcagcagaaacaaaCTTTCCAGAACCTCCTCAAGAGGAGGAATCCTCACCAATAGAAAATGATAGCATCCCTTAA